The proteins below are encoded in one region of Apium graveolens cultivar Ventura chromosome 4, ASM990537v1, whole genome shotgun sequence:
- the LOC141721063 gene encoding cytochrome P450 72A397-like yields the protein MKMASPVLEIAFAIAVVAATTVIWRVLNWVWLRPKKLEKHLRKQGFHGNSYRFLYGDTKEHVSMLMATRSNPIPISHDVPSRTTPFLCKIVRDYGKKTFFWAGPAPRIVIMNPEMVKEVLNKNFKYPKPTIHPIFKIFIQGLPSIDGSKWTTHRRLLNPAFHTEKLKGMLPAFDLCCHEMTIKWMEMIGEGRNSCELDVWPFFQTLTSDVISRTAFGSSYQEGKKVFELQVEQADYAFKAVQSLYLPGLRFLPTKRNQRMKEIDKEVRFLLRGVIDKKMKAMKAGEDTDDLLGLLLEANSKEVGQGNKKVGMSIEDVIEECKVFYFAGQETTSVLLVWTLVLLSMYPDWQDRARQEVIQEIGDDKPDIGHLNHLKTVTMILYEVLRLYPPVSGLLRQITEEVTLADLTLLPGMQIVLPINQIHHDKDIWGADAKEFNPERFSEGISKATNNQVAAFFPFGGGPRICIGQNFAILEAKLALAMILRKFSFELSPSYKHAPVNKITIQPEYGASLILHKV from the exons ATGAAAATGGCGTCCCCCGTTTTAGAGATAGCTTTTGCAATAGCAGTAGTTGCAGCTACAACAGTTATATGGAGAGTTCTCAATTGGGTATGGCTGAGGCCTAAAAAGCTCGAAAAACACCTTCGAAAACAAGGCTTTCATGGCAACTCTTACCGCTTTCTTTATGGAGATACCAAAGAACACGTGTCCATGTTAATGGCAACAAGATCAAACCCTATTCCAATCTCCCATGACGTACCTTCTCGTACGACCCCCTTTCTCTGCAAGATCGTCCGCGATTATG GTAAGAAAACCTTTTTCTGGGCTGGACCAGCACCGAGGATTGTTATTATGAATCCTGAAATGGTAAAAGAAGTTTTGAATAAAAACTTTAAATATCCAAAGCCTACTATACACCCAATTTTCAAGATATTCATTCAAGGCCTCCCATCAATTGACGGAAGTAAGTGGACTACCCACAGAAGACTACTCAATCCTGCTTTCCACACTGAAAAGTTGAAG GGTATGCTACCAGCATTTGATTTGTGTTGTCATGAGATGACAATCAAATGGATGGAAATGATAGGGGAGGGAAGAAATTCATGTGAGTTAGATGTGTGGCCTTTCTTCCAAACATTGACAAGTGATGTCATTTCTCGTACTGCATTTGGCAGTAGCTATCAAGAGGGAAAAAAGGTATTTGAATTACAAGTGGAACAAGCTGACTACGCATTTAAGGCTGTGCAATCACTTTACTTACCTGGATTGAG GTTTTTACCAACTAAGAGGAACCAGAGGATGAAAGAAATAGACAAAGAAGTACGATTTTTACTAAGAGGTGTTATTGATAAAAAGATGAAGGCCATGAAAGCAGGAGAAGATACTGATGACTTATTGGGACTATTGCTGGAAGCGAATTCTAAAGAAGTTGGACAGGGAAACAAAAAAGTTGGAATGAGCATTGAAGATGTAATTGAAGAATGCAAGGTGTTCTATTTTGCTGGCCAGGAGACCACCTCAGTTTTGCTTGTGTGGACGTTGGTTTTGTTAAGTATGTATCCTGATTGGCAAGATCGAGCTAGACAAGAAGTGATTCAAGAAATTGGGGATGACAAACCAGATATAGGTCATCTGAATCATCTGAAGACT GTGACCATGATTCTGTACGAGGTTCTGAGATTATATCCACCAGTATCCGGGCTACTTCGACAAATAACTGAGGAAGTTACATTGGCAGATTTAACCTTACTACCAGGAATGCAAATTGTGTTGCCTATAAATCAAATTCATCATGATAAAGATATTTGGGGCGCTGATGCCAAGGAGTTCAATCCTGAAAGATTCTCAGAAGGTATTTCAAAGGCAACAAATAATCAGGTAGCTGCATTTTTCCCGTTTGGTGGGGGGCCAAGGATCTGCATTGGACAAAATTTTGCAATATTGGAAGCAAAACTAGCTTTGGCCATGATATTAAGAAAGTTCTCCTTTGAGCTTTCACCATCATACAAGCATGCACCTGTCAATAAAATTACAATTCAGCCTGAATATGGTGCTAGCTTGATTTTACACAAGGTATAG
- the LOC141721064 gene encoding citrate synthase, glyoxysomal-like, which translates to MESLDKLSSSAKARSRLSVISSHLFASSSAADSILETSVVSAAVPPPPNVAGTLTIVDDRTGKKYGIQVSDHGTIKATDLKKISTGKDDKGLKLYDPGYINTAPVRSSICYIDGDEGILRYRGYPIEQLAESSTFLEVAYLLMYGNLPSKGQLADWEFAVSQHSAVPQGILDIIQAMPHDAHPMGVLVSAMSTLSIFHPDANPALKGQDLYNSKQVRDKQIVRILGKAPTIAAAAYLRMAGRPPVLPSNSLSYSENFLYMLDSLGNRSYKPNPRLARVLDILFILHAEHEMNCSTAAARHLASSGVDVYTALAGAVGALYGPLHGGANEAVLKMLSEIGTLDKIPEFIEGVKNRKRKMSGFGHRVYKNYDPRAKVIKKLAEEVFSIVGRDPLIEVAIALEKAALSDEYFVKRKLYPNVDFYSGLIYRAMGFPTEFFPVLFAIPRMAGYLSHWKESLSDPDTKIMRPAQVYTGVWLRPYIPQRERMVPTDTDKLGQISVSNATRRRLAGNGA; encoded by the exons ATGGAAAGCCTAGACAAATTATCATCTTCAGCAAAAGCTCGATCGCGCCTCTCCGTAATCTCTTCCCACCTTTTCGCTTCTTCCTCCGCCGCCGATTCAATTCTCGAGACTTCCGTCGTTTCCGCCGCGGTTCCGCCACCGCCGAATGTAGCCGGAACTTTGACGATCGTCGATGATCGTACCGGTAAAAAGTATGGGATTCAAGTCTCTGATCACGGTACAATCAAAGCTACTGACCTTAAAAAG ATTTCGACAGGAAAAGATGACAAGGGACTCAAACTTTATGATCCCGGGTATATTAATACAGCACCTGTTAGATCATCAATTTGCTATATTGATGGTGATGAGGGGATCCTTAGATACAGAGGTTATCCTATCGAGCAGTTGGCTGAGAGCAGTACTTTTCTTGAAGTTGCATATCTTTTGA TGTATGGGAACTTGCCTTCTAAAGGTCAGTTAGCTGATTGGGAGTTTGCTGTTTCACAACATTCAGCTGTTCCGCAAGGAATCTTG GATATTATACAAGCAATGCCACATGATGCACATCCAATGGGTGTTCTTGTCAGCGCGATGAGCACCCTCTCAATTTTCCACCCTGATGCTAATCCTGCTCTCAAA GGCCAGGATTTATACAACTCTAAGCAAGTGAGAGATAAGCAAATAGTGCGAATACTTGGGAAG GCACCAACTATTGCAGCGGCAGCTTATTTGAGAATGGCAGGGAGGCCACCGGTTCTGCCTTCCAATAGTCTGTCATATTCAGAGAACTTCTTATACATGCTAGATTCATT GGGTAATAGGTCATATAAGCCGAATCCACGACTAGCTCGTGTCCTGGACATTCTTTTTATATTACACGCAGAGCATGAGATGAATTGCTCTACTGCTGCTGCCAGGCATCTTGCATCAAG CGGTGTTGATGTATACACAGCTCTTGCTGGTGCTGTGGGAGCACTTTATGGTCCGCTTCACGGTGGAGCTAATGAG GCTGTTCTGAAGATGCTCAGTGAAATAGGAACTTTAGACAAAATTCCGGAGTTCATTGAGGGTGTGAAAAACAG GAAGCGGAAAATGTCAGGTTTTGGTCATCGTGTATACAAAAACTATGACCCCAGAGCAAAAGTGATAAAAAAGTTGGCAGAAGAAGTTTTTTCTATTGTTGGCCGGGATCCTCTCATCGAG GTGGCTATAGCTTTGGAGAAAGCTGCACTATCAGATGAGTATTTTGTCAAACGGAAATTGTATCCAAATGTTGATTTTTACTCGGGTTTAATCTATAG GGCAATGGGTTTCCCGACGGAATTCTTTCCTGTTCTGTTTGCAATTCCTCGAATGGCTGGTTACTTGTCGCACTGGAAAGAATCTTTGAGTGATCCAGACACAAAGATAATGAGACCTGCTCAG GTTTATACTGGAGTGTGGCTTCGTCCATATATTCCACAGCGTGAAAGAATGGTACCAACTGATACAGATAAGCTTGGCCAGATTTCCGTATCAAATGCAACAAGGCGCCGCCTAGCTGGTAATGGGGCTTAG